The DNA sequence CTAAAGTCCTAAACCTTAGGTTCAAAAAAACAAGATATGAAGCTGGACAAACTAAGGATTCCAACAAAAAGTTTACCTGAAATAACGATTTCAGGCTTAGGAAAATTGTTCCCAAAactctcatcaattttgttaaGATCCCCTTGGACAAATGTAGCGTTACGGATACCATTCAGCTCAGCATTCAGACAAGCATCTGCAATGGCCTGAGGAATTATTTCATAGCCATAAACATGTTTGGCCCTGCAATGAATatgcaaagcataaatatcAGATTTTTCTAAAAGGCATCTAAAACAAATGAACAGTTTAGAATTACCTTCTGGCAAGTGTCAGACCAATGGTGCCAGTCCCACAAAACAGGTCAAGAACAATCTCTGAGCCCTCTCCTCTGAGACCAGCACAATCTTCTATGAGTTTATATAAAATCTCTGCCTATGCATTTACACATTTTTTGAGTTTAATTTCATGGATAGTATTCTGATAAATAGTATTAAACAACTAACAGAAAGCAAGCAATAATCCACCATTAATTTAACTGTTTTAAGATGAGAATAAAGCATTTCTTTCACAATGCATACCTGGTGAGTATTTGTTTGGAAGAATGAGTTTGCTGATATTTGAAAGGTGAGCCCTCGTAAGGTCTCTGTTATGCTAGACTTTCCATACAAAGTGTACTCAACCTCCCCAAGAGACGTGTTACCAACAGACGTATTTACATTGTTCATGACGCTTACCTATCAGTCATAGGAAAAAAGATATCATATGAGACCAaatagaagggaaaaaaaaattattgacgTGTAGAGACTAGAGCAtaactattttttttatcagatgATGAGTAAAAAATATCTCAATGAAGTAAAATATACGAAAACAGAATGTCACACAAATCATGGCTAAAATGAAATACATTTTTATTAACCTCTGTATATAGAGCTGttacaagaaaagaaatgtATATAAATTTCTTAGGTAACTCATTTGATGCTATAACTAAAGCTGAAACATAAAGAATTAGGGGTTCCCAACAAGAGAATTTTTTAGAAACATTCAATGAGACAAAAAGTTATACGAAAATCAACATTGCAAGACATGGTCACTCAAGGATTTAAAGGACAAAGAATTAGGGACTAGAAAAGTAAAACAGTTTCTCTATTACATTGTCCACCTTAGACAGCAATATGTTATATGTGGATAATTATAGTACTATTTCATGATATACCCAGTTCACTGATTTTCTCCTGACAAACCAGCTATACAGACAAACAACTATCATCTACTGCAGCTGACATTGATTTCACTATGCAACTGACATTCAAAACAGTTTCTATAAAGTGGACTAGGGAGGGAGTTTACAAAATCAACTATAGCAGCTGACATTGATTTCACTATGCAACTGACATTCAAACAAGTTTCCATCAGGTGGACAAGGGAGGGAAATTACATTATATGTCACTAGTGTCGAATTAGAGACTCATGAGGAACCCACATGTATATTTCAATTGGCATTCAACTCACGCGTTCACATAAGTTAATGCCAAATTGGTTGAGAGAACTCTAAACACTGCATCATGGGTTTAATTCACCCAACCCCGAAGGCACAGAAAGCAATTCAAGCAATGTAGTATACAATGTACAAGTAGTATTCAGAGAACTGATCTCAATCAGTTCAAATAACATTGGAAACTGGGATAGATTTTACGTCATATGTTATATATTTCACAGTACCAATTAAATTGGAAATTGTCCATACGAACCACTTCGGGGATAGCTGTTATCCTTTGAAGAAGAGGCTTAAGTAGCTCTGGCTTGTAAGATGAGGTCACAAAATTAACCATAAGTTCAGGAAGACCGGTCTTCACATTCCTGGAACATGAATGACAGCCATAACTTCTTATTAGATTAGATATTCATGAGCTCAAAGAGAAAGATATATAACTAAACAACTAAACAATATATAATTCCCCAAGGGAAAATCCTGCACTTGGTGTCTGTTTAAATTACTAGTGAAACACAACATGTTAAGTATCCCCTCAACCTATCAAAAATATCTTATGATACAATGCTACAGTTAGCTTTTTAGGTTTTCATTATAAACTAGTTTTCAAGAATGTTTCCAAGTAGAAGAATAGGTATGGTTTCCGGAATTGACCCAAGGGAAATGTggtatttttgttcttcatttgttccttgatctaCATCACTATGGCTTCATTTGTACTATGATTTACCAATTCAATAATTGTCAGATTATATttcgaaaaaaagaaaaatgataatGGTTCAATTTATCTCATAAAGCAACAAGAGATTACAAGAAACATGTATTCATGCCATAGACTCATATACACTACTTGTCATTCTGTTAGCATTGCCCTATACTCATCATAGTAGCCATAAAAGTTATATTTGAATTATCGAAGAAGATACATAAGTTGCATAAAGATTCATGCATGAGTAGCTCCTTCTTTGGCTTCTTCTTTGATATGAGAACTACAACGTTCCAATACCCACACACCCACAAACAAGAATCATGCATATTAGTACCTTCCAGTTCTTAGCATTAGATGCTTAAGAAATCCGGCATGAGAGTAAACATCAAAAGGAGAGAGACCTAATTGTGGATCTCTCCAACTTTGTTGTACGGCGGCAAGAACCTATACACCAGAAAAACAAGTCACTAAAACAGAAAGTACAATTCCTGACACTGATGATATATACTATTAATTCTATTTAAATATAAACCAAATCTGAAATATATGCATTCGATATATGTAGACAAAGAAGAGAAGCTGTAAAATCACCAACAATGTTACATAATGCAATCCATGCTTGACattattgagaattttcagtACATAGATCAATAGAAGAAAATGCATCCTTAACTGGAAAGTGCACTGTGCTTGTGCCCAGAGACAAATTATTATCTTGTAATTATGCAAGTAGGAAACAATGGGATTCTCAGAAAACAGAAGAAATGAAATACATATAAAGAAACTACATAATCTTTTACAGATATTACTGTATTGCTAACATCGGTTTCTACTGTTGAGAGAGACATCAACTGACATTTGTTGGTTCACCAAGAGTTCTTCATGAGCATGATATGAGTTAATAGACTTCAGTGCAACATTTTGGTCGAACTTGTTTCTTTTCCCAACAAATATATGCCATAAAGAGTGGACATATACTCAATTCtcttgacttttatttttatttttatttttttatttttttattttttttttttgtttagaaaGAAACTGAGATTTTATTAGATAAGCCACAGAACATTGAGGTCAAAAAGTCCTCAAGCCACATGACAACATCTTTTCTTTTGACTTTAACCATTTTTTTATACACTTGCGATAAACAGTAGTAGATTGACATTATCAAAACTAAAGAAGGCTGAAAAAAGGGGTTCCTGATTTGTAATGGTATATGCAGTATAGATTCTGCATTTCACAACATAAAGGCACCAGAAATTACACAGGAATTACCATTTCGGCAGGCTCACTTTGCAATAAGCACTTGTCAACATTTAGAACCTTATCAAAAAAGCCAGGAGCATGCAGACCCAAGGCATAATTCTCAATTCCATCTTGTCTCTCGTGTAATGATTCTTTAGGTAACCATTTTTGAGAACCAAATGAGAACTCCATCTGCAAAAGCAGGaaaaatatcaattttgttttccctctaAACAACTATAATCGATTGATACACTTCTCTAAAATAGAAAGTAGACAGGGACCATGCGAATTCTTAAAGCCTAAGGGTGGATTACATGCCCAAGCCAATAATAAGTACAAATGTATATGTTGCACTAGAATAGTACTCAGACGCTGTTAGTATTGAAGTTGTCATGGAGAAATAGAAATATGCACACCATTTCAATACACCTTTAAGATGCCTAGCACCAATTTGATGTTTGGTCCCAATTTGAATTGAATAGAAACATAAGTACTGATAATAGTTGGTGATGCAAAGTACTATAAGCTGTTACAGACCAACAAAACTTTAGGTTTAACTTCGCTGTCACTATTTTCCATTATTGTCTGTGCCCCTAGTCCCATGCCACAACATTAACATTATTATCACTGTTTTCTACTTAACTTCCAGACATGAAGAACCAGTTGAACTCATTCATTAGATCGAAAGTCAAACAAGTGACCATTTAGTAAAAGGGGCATGAAATACAGCAAAAATGCAACACTAATTAGTAGTAAATGGTATGGAACTTTTCCATATTTGAAAAGTACAATGGATATTTGATGCCGCTGAATGATCATCTAAATTTAAAAAGGTTTAAGTTGTGCACTAGCCTTATTCCTGTAACGGAACTGGATGTCACAGGGAACAATGGGCTTCATGATGCTTTCCAGCTCTGTAGGAGAAACCTTTCCAAAATTTATCATCAACTCACGAACTTGGTGCTCCTTAGCTCTGATTTGCGCCTCATAGGACAAACTTTGCGTTTTACATCCTCCACAGTAAGAAGCATACTCACAAGGAGCATCCACGAAATCCCAATGAGGAGATAGTGTCTGTACCTTTGTCACCTGCACTTGTTAACCAAGTAAAATGTGTTTCTTGAGAACTGAGAAAAACGTGAAATAGTCTCCAGATATTATAAAATGGGGAATAACACCAAATTATAAACGAATACAATTGCAGGTTGCTCAAGTTATATACTACAGCAACTTGTAGCATAAAACTTTGCTTCTTAAAATGCTGTTTCTGCTGCCAAATTTTCGTTTCCAAGCCTCAACTCTACCCCATAAGCCTCTACACATACGAACAGAAAGTCTATTCATAGCAATACTTCTAATACTCCATTCTAATTCTAACAAACCTCCACGAGACCAAAATTACTCAACTTATCAGTCTATTccatctttcttttcctttagtTTTAGCAATCTCATGCCGTAGTTCTTCAATCAGTCATACAATCACTTCTGCAAACTCTCAGGTATACATCAGAAAGCTAGCACAATCCAATAATCTATACTTCCTATCAAATTACTGATTTTTACTCTCATGTGTTTACTCCTAAAGCTGATTTTTACACCATAACAATGACTcaaacaaaaccgaaaattCAATTTTCCTATCAAAATTCTCAGAAGCCATTACTCGTACCTCAGCATAGGTCCCTTTCTTGCGAGTCACGCGCCCAATGAACCGCTCCCCAGGCAAAGCCCGGTCGCACATGACAACGAACCCGGTCTCCGAAACCTTACACAGACCCTTCCCTTTGAAAGCCAAAGACTCACACACCAGCTCCAAACTCTGCCCTCGCTTCGGGAAATACGAgctgggcttgggcttgggcttctccTTGGACTCGGCCCGCTCCGAATCTTCGGCCGAAGGCGAAGACGGCAGAGCCGCCAGCGTCGTCGCGCTTCGGAAATTCCGCAGCCACGGGCGAACCGTGGTCACGTGCCTCAGGCCGTGGCTCGGCATCGTCGCCATTTTTTTGGAGCTCGACTCTGTTTGGAGggaaagcagaagaagaagaagaagtagaagatAGTGAGAGTAAAAAAGGGATAGAGGACATTTTCGTCATTACAAAAACTACACCAAAACGCACCGTTTTGGGAAACGTCGGCTTAGTTCAAAACGACGGCGTTTGCTATATTTAAGGACTTTATATAGCGCGCAGTGCCTCcgctgaaaccctaaatcgtaGAAGCGGAGCCTCCATCTCTTGTTTTCTTCTGTGCCGGCGAGAGCAGCGTCTACGATCAGCTATGGGTACTTGAAATGCTTCTTATAACTTTGTATGTGTATATTTGGCGATGTCCGATTGGTCTGTGACGGTGAGTGAGTTGTGTGTGCAGGTAAGGTTCACGGTTCTTTGGCTCGTGCCGGAAAGGTGAGAGGCCAGACCCCAAAGGTGGCCAAGcaggacaagaagaagaagcccaGAGGCCGCGCCCACAAGAGGATGCAGTACAACAGGAGATTCGTCACCGCCGGTGAGATTATCACTCCccgattttctgtttttgttttcattttcacgatttagggtttcatttGATTCGATTCGGTTCGAGTTCTGGTGATTTGGCTGTTACTGAGATTGATTTTTGTTTCGATTTTTGCAGTTGTTGGATTCGGGAAGAAGAGGGGCCCTAACTCGTCTGAGAAGTAGGGTTGCAATGTGAGCACTTCTGCTGGTTTCTCATGGGGCAATAGTGTctttttgttcaatttttcttttgtagCGATAAGGATGGTTTAAGTTTGTACTTGTCTTGCTGAATTATCTTAGAAGCGATGTTCTTAATGTCCGAAATTGTGAGATTCTTATGAATATGTGCTACTTTTGACCACGTGATTGTGTGCTTTTCTGCTTCAGTCTAAGTTTTATTCGTTCTATTATTTACTGTTATTATTAttagaaataaatgtgggattTCAGGTGCCACAGTATGAACCTATTTTATGGTCCTTTCTAGTACCAGAATAAGTAGAACTGTTTAGTATGTCAAGATACAACTTAGTGTAAGTGATAATAGGATTAGCTTTTCTAATTTGCTATATGTCCCCACCCCCACATAAACCACTGATCCGACCGTGGACAAATTACTCTCATAGGATTCTGGTCTTAAATCTCTTGATAGTAATGGCAAAATGTCGTGCTACATGATTTTGCGGACTGTTATAGGATTCTGATCTAGATGTTGGATACAGGATGGCATCTCCTCCTGCTTCTTGTGTCCTAAGTATAGGCAAAGATTGTTGCTGTGTATGGGTACGGCTTGTATTCTGCAGAGTGACCTTGGTGGTACCAGAGTTAAAGTCATCCTCAGGGGTGAACCAAAAGCCTTGCCTCTGGAGTAGGACACCGAGTGTACAACTAGTAGCATATGTCTAATGTGTTGTGAGTTTGTTAGTAACATGATGTGATTCGTAGATAGGGAGAAGCACTTGGATATGTATTCTAGAACTAGTTACTTGTCTGATGTGTTATGCAGTTAAAGTGATAAATTTTGGTGAATCTTGTTTGATATGCAAAAAGTTGTTGGTCATCTTTTGATTTCTTTGAATGTCCCATGGGATGAGTTGTTATGCTGtgtattttttttgtaaagatcCAAAACCTAGTTTGAGTAGGTTGAAGGGAGGATTCCCATCCTCATAATCCGAGGAAGGCTTTCTCTACCCTCACTGAGGATTGGAGTGGTAAGTGGTAACGCTCTCCTACCCTCATTGTTGAACGGTTTTAGCTCAAACCACTTGGACCATGGAACAAAATAGTTTAATTGTTATATACTTAAAATCGGAACTCTAATGTTTTATTAACCACATGAATATGTCAACAAACCAGTTTAATTTTTATATACCTAAAATTAGAACTCTAATGTTTTATCAACCACATGAATATCTCAAAGTGTCGCATAATGTTTTCATATTTGATTGTTTACTGCGGTAGTAAACTTTATTAATGAAGCTAAGAAGTTACATTCCGTGATGAGGAGTGCCTCCAGTGTTGCAGGGACAGACCCACTCTAGGAGATAAGCAAACCAGTGCGCACGGCACATCTAGTCTAAGAATGAGCTAACTTATTAGCTTCCCTATGGACATGGGTGAACAAACAGTTATGCAAGGCAGAAAGAGAATAAGAAATATCAGCTACCACTCTACCAAACCCTGACAAATCTTCACTCTCAGCTTGTACCGCTTGGACTAGTTGCAGACAATCCGATTCGAAAACGACCTGAGCGAGCTGAAACTGTTCCACCAACTGACATGCTAGACGGCTGGCATAAGCTTCCACCAAAACTGGAGTTAACACCATATCCACCCGTGCACATGCTCCTCCAACAACCTGCCCAGTTGTATCCCGGACAACCACGCCCAAACCTCCCCTGTGTGAAGCAACATCGAAGGCACCATCGAGGCATCGATGTTAGCTTTAAGCCAACCTGCAGGTGGTGGACACCAAGGTCAAGCTCTCCGGCTTCCTTTCGGTAAGGGAACAGCACACACCAGTTTGAAGGACTTGAACAAATTAATAGCCTGAAAGTAAACTTGATTGAGAGCTTGGGATTTATCATTCCACACCCTCCGGTTCCTCTCTTTCCAAACCGCCCAGAGCAACAGCAAAAGAAGTGAAAAATCCTCCCGCGAATAGGGATGGCATTTTAACCCATGCGTATGGGTATTGGGCTGAGTGGTGGCATAATACCACTTATCACTCGGCCATTAAAATGACAccccaacccccccccccccccccatatgCATTGAGATGTATCTACCGGGTTCCACCAAGGTTCACGTTGTGGACACAACACTGCAATATGAACTCCTTCGCAATTTGAAATCTCATATTTCTATTGCTCGAAACAGGATGAAACAATACACCGATAAGGGTCGTACCGAGAGAGAGTTCAAGGAAGGAGAATGGGTTTTCCTTAAGCTCCATCCTTACCGGTAAAAGTCGTTGGTGAAGAGGCCTGCTCATAAATTGGCACCACATTTCTATGGGCCGTTTCAGATCTTGAAGGGTATTTATTCCGTTCGGATAATTTTTTTAAGGGTATGGGTACCCGTTTATGAATTTTGGGTGGGTATAGGTATTTTATAAAATACCCATATAGAAGCGGGTGGGTATGGGTATTACCCACGGGTACTAAAATTTACCCAATACCCAAACCCTATTCACTTGCCCGCGTTCTCTAATACTTGGTAACCACCCTCATTCTCTCTCCGATTCTTCTCTCTCCGTTCAACCCAGCAATCTCGCCGGAGATCAGCTACTCCGGCATCTAGGACGTGGTGGATTTCGTCGGCGAAGACGAGGCGGAGTTCGTCTTTCTGTGAATTTCAGGCGAATGTGGAACAAAGTGTTCCAtgcaaaagaaagaggaaagcaGCAGTATGGGATAATTTTGAAGTAAAAGTGATCAAGGGGGAAGAGAAAGCAATTTGTAAGCATTGCTTCAAGATCCTAAGTGCAATACCCACAAATGGAACTAATTCCTTGAATTTACATGTTAAATCATGTCAATGACTAAAGCCTCAATCAACAAGGAGCAAGGGGACAGTCAGATTTGGTCATTTTGATGAGAGTAATAAAAAGACTGAGCTTACCAATATGATCATCTTGCATGAGTACCAATTGTCGATGCAAAGACTGAGTTCACTTATTTATAGTCATTTTCATTATCTAAGTCGGTATTGAAAAACGAATTTAATTTTGCTTATCAACTTAACACTAAAGTAGAAATATTCAtatcaaagaaaaacaataaagtaGTAATAAGaatttgtataaaaaaaaaaatagtagtaagtatttaaaaaaaaaaaatcacagccATTAATAGGCTGAACGCTGaaggccttcaattcaaaaaaaaaaatggcctaTATTGAAAACGGGTAAATGGGTGGGTATGGGTATACCCGTTTATAAACGGGTTGAGTAAATGCTCATACCCACGAATTATTTAATGAGTATTACCTGCGAAttattattgggtgggtattaCCCAATGGGTACAAATGCCAACTTGACCTGGGAAGCAAAAGAATGGCAGAACATCAACCACTCCATTACGGACCTGTTAACGTtggtgatccgtgggatctctagttagcttaagagagagagagattgacacgagatgtatagtggttcgtttcccgccttagcgggaaactacgtccacttgaatgtgcaatagtgtgtcgagccttgcggcctaacaagattacaagagatgtaatgggattggattgtgtttaagtgggaggaggcattccttttataggtgaaggaatgcttctcctttacattgttttcgatgtgggacaagcaaccaccatttctagtctagaaagcctatttgtgagggcatgttggcaaggccggaaaggtggcttcccggcgacggatttgcgacttccggataccgtagcgtagcttgaacatagggctacaagatgcaagtagcggttggatcccatgagggtgttgtttatgcttggtgaggtagcaaactagacttgctagtagaggtatctacaggaCCCAAAAGAAGTGCGAACCAACAAAGCATGCAGCACTGGAACCATGCCAATCAGCTCACGTACAAACGAACACTCCATAGAGACATGAGTTATGGTCTCTTACTTAAgttactttgttaatttttcatcaattttttttgtgcTACAATATCAAAGATATTTTTGTCTAACTAGTTTTAAAAAACTAAGAAGTTTGAATTGGATTGATTAGGAGTGACTAAAGCGAGATTTTGACTAAATTACTCTTTAAAAAATGCATATTTCTAAACATATAGTTAATTAACTGAGATTTTGACGGATGATTTAgcaaagtgactaaagtgattaacAGTGTAATAGTTCTGAAgtcatatatttgaaaattgagtcaTAGTGGAGTtatcatttgtgatattctctctATTAAAGATTTATACGTTTTCAATTCTTTCTCCTGTCCAGAGATttgttaaagaaatgaaaaacataCCTTTGTATAGAATCTTTATGGGAGAAGAAGCAAAAGCTTAAAAAAGGTTCTTGCTTTGAGTCTCCAAATGTTTGatcgattgataagatgaggcTTTCAGTCAAAGGGAATAAGGATTTTCCATGTATTTTTACCTTGGCAAGACTCCAAGCAGCGCACTAAAGATTGAAGCATCTGAGGCGAGCCAAcgtgtataaaaaaaaaattaaacagaaATACAGTTGTTTACTCCTTTGCACTTTTTTGTTCTAAAGATAAAAAATAGGAGATCTAAATAGTTTGGAAATCTATTTACTTGCtatcaaaatatatacatagagATTCAGACTTAATGAAATACAATAATTTTattcctcaaaaataaaaaatacagtTCCTTTTCCGTGACGGACTATGATCTCTATAAATACAAGATTTATGTGACCTCTTTGAGTACTAACTATCAAGTTATGTTGTCATACAGATAGATTGTTAACATATGAGACGTCACAAAAGATTTAGTGCTCTTGCATCCCTACGTTGCAGAAGTTATAGTTTCGTTGAGAGTACTTACCGTTCAAGAAAACTTGAGATGTGtttattattaaaattaaaattaaatgaaaaaaattaaacacGAACAAagcaatgtgtttttttttctatacGAGGAAATGTGATTTGTTATTCATTTGGATGAAAATTAAAATggataaaaaattaaattgggtTATTTAAACACAtattttaattgaaaattttcacttTTTCTAAAGATAAAACCAAATCTAATGGgtgttttttaaaaaaaaaaaaaaaaaaagatttctaCATAAAAGAACTATCTTTGAGGCTTTGAGTTTCTTTACatgatataaatataaaaaagttGCATAAATAATATTGTTGTTGCTTAGCGCGTTGAGCACCAACCTTCCAAAGATGACCGAAGCAAGATAATGCCAACACTTTTGCAAAATATCGTTATCAAACATAAAATCTATAATTTTGCCTAAAATTTTCCACATATTCCTAAAGTCCACTAGAAGATTAGAGATGCAAAGAAACTTGAACAACTTCATCTTCATTACAGGGAACAGATAATCAATAACTAGCTCCATCCTCAATGAATTCCAAACCTATTCTTAATCTTTGACCGATTCTCGTTGagatgatttaaaaaaaaataacaattgaTAATGAGACAATAcaattacaaaaacaaaaacgcaCAACAAAATGCATCACTTTGAACAGTCCTAAAAAATTGCAGTGATAACCATCTGTCCTAGTCTATCTTTTGGCAAGTCACAAACAATCCTAAAAAATTACATCTTAAAATTTAATCGCTGTGACCATCATGCCTTTAGCAGTACCAAATAATCGCATTCTGGTAGACAGGTCACACCAACTTTTATCTTCACGTTATTAAGGGTGAATTCTCCTATACCCAAATACATTAATCCCAATTGCAATAGGAATTGGACCTATAAGATATATTCCTCCTTAAACTACGAATAGGAACACGCTTGTCAATTCATTCTTGGTGCCATACTCACTCATAAACGCTGTCAGCGCCACTTCACTACATTCAGAGTCTCTCTTTTTGACTCTCGTTAAGAAAAAATGACCAAGTCAAGTTAGGAATAGGAATAACCCAACTCAAACTAAGAATAACATTATTTTCCAAATGCGACTAGGAAAACCAACTTATATATACTATTGGTTTTTCcacaaatgatcatttctctGTGTTCATAAGTCTCTTTAGTAATTCTCAAGATcaaattccaaatttccaatccttATGTTACAATGTCTGTCAAGTGTTTGGCTCTGTCTCTACCACAAGATGAAATCATAAGAAAGATATATGTTGGTCAGCTTGAAGAAAATGGAAGTCAGAGGCCACTCTCTAACGATTTCTCATTGGTTTTTAAAACGAGAACCCACAATAAGAAGAAATCTAACAATCCTTTGCGGAGACCCGTTTTCAATAACTAAGAATATGAAGTTCTCTTCAAGAATGTGATTGACAAGGATTTGACATTAACTATCACTCTTCCAAAAAATCGTGAGGGGACGAAACGTGATCAACCTTTAAGGAAGTTGATTGGAAATAATGAGCAATGGAGCACCCTAAAAAAGATATAACTAGAGCTAGACCCTTTAAAGAATTAGTGCTAGTGATAGTCTTCGTAGTTTTATATTTGTGAAGTGGGATTATTGCTTGCAAGAATTAGATGATTTCGAattgggagcttctattcatacctccaaatttggcatttggacctccccacTTAATAA is a window from the Rosa chinensis cultivar Old Blush chromosome 2, RchiOBHm-V2, whole genome shotgun sequence genome containing:
- the LOC112188718 gene encoding 40S ribosomal protein S30, which codes for MGKVHGSLARAGKVRGQTPKVAKQDKKKKPRGRAHKRMQYNRRFVTAVVGFGKKRGPNSSEK
- the LOC112188717 gene encoding uncharacterized RNA methyltransferase BT_0643; protein product: MATMPSHGLRHVTTVRPWLRNFRSATTLAALPSSPSAEDSERAESKEKPKPKPSSYFPKRGQSLELVCESLAFKGKGLCKVSETGFVVMCDRALPGERFIGRVTRKKGTYAEVTKVQTLSPHWDFVDAPCEYASYCGGCKTQSLSYEAQIRAKEHQVRELMINFGKVSPTELESIMKPIVPCDIQFRYRNKMEFSFGSQKWLPKESLHERQDGIENYALGLHAPGFFDKVLNVDKCLLQSEPAEMVLAAVQQSWRDPQLGLSPFDVYSHAGFLKHLMLRTGRNVKTGLPELMVNFVTSSYKPELLKPLLQRITAIPEVVSVMNNVNTSVGNTSLGEVEYTLYGKSSITETLRGLTFQISANSFFQTNTHQAEILYKLIEDCAGLRGEGSEIVLDLFCGTGTIGLTLARRAKHVYGYEIIPQAIADACLNAELNGIRNATFVQGDLNKIDESFGNNFPKPEIVISDPNRPGMHMKLIKFLLKLKASRIVYVSCNPATCARDLDYLCNGVVEKNIKGCYKLKSVQPVDMFPHTPHIECVCLLELC